TGCGTATGCAATGGACCATAGTATGGCGGATATCCCAGATACAAACACTACAAGTGATAATTGTCCGACAATTAATTTGTATGGAATATTTGTGACCATCCATGCCTTTGCAATCTTTGTGAACAAAAACTGGTAAGCGGAAACCATGACGGCAGATAACTGGATAGAACCTACGTAAAAGGGCATATCCTTCCCTATTACTGCCGGAAGACAGACATTATTTGAACCGTATACAATCGATGCGAAAATGATCGCACAGTAGTAGTACATAATGTGTCCCTTTTTCCCTCCATTGTAATATATCAGTAGCAGAGCTAGGAAGGATAGACAATATAACCAAATGGATACCGTAGAAACAATGTCAAGACGCTTTTTAAATTCCTCAATGCTAAGTACTGGTATATTAAGAAGAAGTGATCCAATGAATGTAGACAGCCTGAATGCAATAATGGTCCTGTTAATATACAGTCCCACGTAACTCCTAGGAAGCATGAATCTGTCCACCGCATAACTCCCAGAAGAAACCATGAGAATGAACAACTGAGAAGAAGTAAAGCCAGCCAAGAAGGCAGCTGCCTTTTTAGCGTCTTCATTCTCGGTATTAGACATAGTCATCCCATAGACACTTGTAACTAGTTATAATTTCCAAGTGCTGGTGCCTTAAGACACTCATTTAACGGCTCCTGattctcatcttgtaaAACGTTCTAGACAAAGTATGTAGCAATGCATAGTTAACAGTACTAGACATGAGGGATGGTAGTCAATACAATCTCTATAATCCATACAAACCAAACTTTGTCACGTTTTCCAAGAGAATACAAGATGGGAGTGATCCTATTCCTGGGCTAGGAAGAACGGATTCTATGCCCCATGGTAGcgaggaaaattcttcttcagcgAAGAAAattattctcttttcttctctaaAGGTTTTGGCGTTTATTTACTCTTTGGTACCAATACAAGCCTGTCTACCATCTTGTTTCTTCTCCAATTCCTCTACATTCTCCTCTGTCTAGTCATCCCTGGAGAGTTTCAGAGACCCATCTAGACATTATTCAAGGGACCCAGTCGACTGATATTTTCGttagagtttttaaagcTTTGCAAGTTACCCCTGCATGTTTGGTTTTAGCGGTGTACATCCCATGAATAACCGCCCCTACTGACCTGCATAATGGATCACCTGGACTGAGCATAATCATGAGATTATATTCAATTTGGTACTTCATTATTACAGGCCGTTTCTAAGAGTTTTAGGGCACCAATAGGTACGTATTAAAGGGCATGTATTACCAATCTGGTTGTCATAAATAGAGGCAAAGTGTTTGCTCCCATGACCTCCACGAGCTTCCGGTATTTTCTCTGTTTGTTTTTACAAGAGAAACGAATCTGCTCTTTACTCCCCTTGTAGGCaattttccacatttaaGGTTATACATATCTTCTAATCCCCGATATGTCGCGTGCTTTAAGGGTTTCTGGTAATTACAAAATAGAGCCACTCTCCTCCGGTTTATGCCTCTTTCTTAATTGGTCTCTACAGTTTAAATCCGCAGGGAACTGCTGTACTGACACAGGTGTctttataattttgtaGATCCACCAGAGGGTTACTGTGGAGCCCATAATGTCTTCCTCTTGGATCTCGAGACTCTACACCTAGTGTCAAGTAAATGGACCAGAACAACGGTAAAGTCTACAGGGGAGACAAGACTGCTGCTAGACTAATGAGTCATTAAATATACCCATATACATTATTTAATCAGCGAATTGTGCAAATTTTGCGTGTAAATGGACTACAACGGAGAAGCCTCCGAGGATGGTACATGGGCTGCACCCAAAAAATGGCCATAGGATCATCCTAAACAGACATCTTTTGGTATTCGCAACACCCCTAGTCTCATAAAACAGCAAACATCTGTCTATGCCGTACTAAAGCTGTTAATGGACAAGAGTTGGCACAGGAATGAGACCTTCCGCGCACAGTACACAAAATGAGACATACCAACTATCTAGTCGCCGGAACCAGTAACACTAGAAGAAAGTCCCGACAGTAAAAATTGCGATTGGATATGAAATTCTGGCCTTTGGTGTGTGCCATGGATTGCGTGGGGGGATCAGCGTCCCTCTAGATGTCGAATTCTCCCATTTCAGCTTTCACTCCACATAAATGTATTAAATATACATCATTTGTCCGGTATACTTTATCTGTACTAGTGGTACAATGGTGAATGGGACAGTATTGAGTATAAATCGTATTTTGAGGTCCAGTGCCAGCTGGCATAACCTGGGCAAATTTgttactggttcttctgCCCAAGAACAGCACTGGAATAACCTGAAAAGCTACGATTCCGCTGTTCACGCGACTATCGACTCTGTAAGCAGCGTTACTGACTCCCAAGGTACGGTCATCCCTATTCTCTCCGCGTCTATCCATTTTTAGCTTAACCTTGAATGTTTATCGTCATACAATTTTACAGATGCAACGTCCATCGACTGGTCAAAATGGGAAGATCGCATAACCCACAAGAATATACTAAAGCACATGAAGGAGACATATTTGAATACTATGAACACAATAGACTCCGCATTAAAACTCCAAAATCCACCTACAATGCACAGCGGATGGGAAATGTATGACTCTGTCAAGGACAATTGTTTGGCTGCCACTAAAGCTGCCGATAAGATTATATCCGATGGAATCAAGGCATTATGGATCTCACAAAATAATCCTCCAGTGCACAAGGTTGATACAAATGAGGTATGTACATGTTCCATTCATTAAATATTCTTTAGTGGCTTGAGAGCGACCAATACTGGCAAGCATTTGTTGAAAAACACGCAATGTACTCACAATCTGGAACAAGCAATGACCCAGAATCTCCAGCTGAAATCGAATCTGTTAAGAACAAGTGGAATACAAACgtttacaaatttaacGAAAGGACGGATACTCCAATCCTTTACGACTATATGAaccatttaccatcttgGGAATTCTACGATGTCAATAGGAAACAATTTTTCGAACATATGGAATACTTTTTGTTGCGAACAGGTGAAGACTTTAGGCATTTCCCTGACATTCCAAAGTGGTATTGGTTGACACATTTAGAAGACAttagatataaaatatttactGTTTCACAAAGAAGACAATTCAAGAGACAGGTTGAGAGTTTATCCAGGGAGGAAACTCCAGATATGCAAGATAGCGAAGATGCTAATTATGACTTGCTTTTGCATGAGAAACACAATACAGAATCAACATTAAGCAAGCTTATGGCCAATTATAGTTTCTTGTGCGACCCGTTGATTCCTGTTCAAAATTTGTTTCAGTTGTCGTATGTCCTTTCCAAGGATGGTTACGAATCACACAAGGGAACACAAGTCTATACATTTGGAGATGATGTAAATGCGCTATTTGTACTACCACATGGTAGCAACATATCTGCCAACGACTTTGTGGACTCCACACAAGTTACTCCTTTGGAATGTTTCTATTCTCTCATGGATCATTTGAACCTCTCTGGAATCAAGGTTAATCCCACATATGCAACTAGACTCGAGTGTCAAATGGAAGTTATACAACAGAGAGGACCGAATTGGTATGTTTGTCCACCCATTTATACATGTTCTTAGGTTGAAATTGCGTAATGAAACATCTCTGGAAGCATTTTTGAGGAGATTGCGCCACGATGATCCTCTAAAACCTCACTATCTTGAGTACGCAAAGGAACTCACAGAAAGAATTGCAAACGCAAAACTCGTACCCGTGGAGCAATGGGTTGCAACAGTAAAGGCTGTGGAAAAGAGGGTATTAGAGCAAGAAGAGGCTCTTAGAAGCCTTTCAACTGAATCAACACTCCATCTCGGAAAAGATGAAATCGTAGACTTCGCTTCCAAGAATTGGATAATAGCCAAGGATCCAGTTACAAACAAGGTGGTAAAACACTCGGAGCTTTTAGCAAGATTGTAATTTGTTACTTTCCATGGTCATGTTAGCCAGGAACTCGATTTTAGAGTTGTTAGATTTTGATTTGCATTTTACATGACAGGTGAGATTCATAGTAAGAGGTGATACAGTCTTTTAAATTTTTCGTTTTTGGTGCTATACTGTTTCATCGGCTCTGTCCTTTaatctttatttttaggTGAATGTAGAGCGTTGCATGCAgttattttcttctttctaTTTACTAGTTTTTTGATGAAACCAACGTTTTAATTCTGCTCTGAAGCAAGTGTCTCTGTTAATCTTGGGAAATTATGGATTAGAAGAATTTATCCGTTGAAAATAGCTACACATTCCCCATCGCTGTTTTTGTGATTCTTGCCATTAGAGTGCCCATCAACAAAATATAGAATAAAATAATTGGATGGAATGATACCCTTTCTTCTAGTTATCACATTGTGTCAGCAATGTACCATCTATGGTATTAATCCCGGTAAAAAAGACACACAACCTTGTGATGGAAACATCACATTCGATGTATCAAGGACCATAAACATGAAATGCATAAGGTACTTTATCTGCACGTCAAGGGGGATGAAATACGAATCATACGATGTAATTAAGAAAAATTACATCACCAAGGTTGTGGACGGACCTATTGAGATTTGGAAAGCTAAACCTGATGGTGAGCAATGTCGCGTTGTTGAACATTATTCGAAACCTGGGTTTCAAGATCTGCTTGTTCTAAGAGTTTTAGGAAAAACGAGCTTCTACAAGTTTCACTTTGAAAAACATGGTCGAGAATGGCACGAAATTGATGAGGAAACGTTTGAAGCGAAAGAAGAGATGAAGACTTCAAAACCTAATAGTCCATCTAACAAGGTTGATACAGTGATTGAATGGAATCATTCAGGTTATGAAACAGATGAAGATATGTTATTAGAAGAAACAAGTATCTCGCAGGGCGAATATGAAAGGACAGATACTACCAAAATACCTTCATTGTCACACTACATTATACTTGACATTTTTCATCCAGACAAAAGCATCATTTCTCTATACGAATACCAGTTTTCTGGAGTA
The sequence above is drawn from the Theileria equi strain WA chromosome 4 map unlocalized gcontig_1105471998858, whole genome shotgun sequence genome and encodes:
- a CDS encoding conserved hypothetical protein (encoded by transcript BEWA_016560A), which codes for MVNGTVLSINRILRSSASWHNLGKFVTGSSAQEQHWNNLKSYDSAVHATIDSVSSVTDSQDATSIDWSKWEDRITHKNILKHMKETYLNTMNTIDSALKLQNPPTMHSGWEMYDSVKDNCLAATKAADKIISDGIKALWISQNNPPVHKVDTNEWLESDQYWQAFVEKHAMYSQSGTSNDPESPAEIESVKNKWNTNVYKFNERTDTPILYDYMNHLPSWEFYDVNRKQFFEHMEYFLLRTGEDFRHFPDIPKWYWLTHLEDIRYKIFTVSQRRQFKRQVESLSREETPDMQDSEDANYDLLLHEKHNTESTLSKLMANYSFLCDPLIPVQNLFQLSYVLSKDGYESHKGTQVYTFGDDVNALFVLPHGSNISANDFVDSTQVTPLECFYSLMDHLNLSGIKVNPTYATRLECQMEVIQQRGPNWLKLRNETSLEAFLRRLRHDDPLKPHYLEYAKELTERIANAKLVPVEQWVATVKAVEKRVLEQEEALRSLSTESTLHLGKDEIVDFASKNWIIAKDPVTNKVVKHSELLARL